A stretch of Amycolatopsis balhimycina FH 1894 DNA encodes these proteins:
- a CDS encoding RICIN domain-containing protein yields the protein MRQNRPRTLSQRLARAALAGATLLAIIGTVQPAAAGQPAVAPQPAVAAAAAGAAAIASVDLAGTWSFTPTGRGATSITVPGGGWYKQGFTDVNEAVYSRTITVPDSGQPQSTWIEFGAVNHQATLSVDGRVVATQTTSFTPSNFDITAYAAPGSTHTISVAVKGRGALKASNGRYLVPDAADWSEAVPQGIFRSAFLRTYPAVSVSDTFVRTSVANKTLSYDVSVRNTSGSSRSVTLTGSLSSGNGTAFSYPELPSRTVTVAAHSTATVTVGPVAWNLDSTSYWWPNVPYRPGYRAQLHGLTVQAVADDGHTSDATYRFGFREATQNGDYYYLNGVRVNFRGDNLQGADYDRINNGGKGDAYDTLPGFLPPSPGDGGWPQAVDNYQRLNYNVVRIHQEPASPYMLDVADEMGLMVIGETAIRGSSGKQDWIAGHDNMVNHARALVLRDRNHPAVIRWSQANEPNQSGQDSEQFEKDLYAAINGNDGTRPVIAEVGVDGNLNGYPGMTYANFAVIPHYVDGFGRYGEGLKTGNGRPDGEGEYIWPACNNKQGFEWFATATLAKRGKNATDLRPYTLLSAWAGVVPGVRTTDFTPEEGGHPIYGADNLPDPWSNPQIQRVQAAFNPVAAVDLPFWSASGASDANGTFPLPQAVPSYARNATVTRTITVFNDDFADTSVGFTWTARLDAPDGAVVASGSTTLTVPLGSRVTQPVSFTTPATGNRVYLQLSTTKSGIPVFTDAVEYFNLAGGGGDGPAPGTYRIVNRNSGKPLAVAGNSTADGAKVVQQSGTATWTVATTSDGSYTLQYVPSGKVLDVNANSSTAGLQLQQWTANGGTNQMWYLRSTGNGYYTIVSHDSGLVADVNGAATSDGAQVVQWAANGGANQQWQLNRA from the coding sequence ATGCGTCAGAACCGCCCTCGCACGCTATCCCAGCGCCTTGCCCGCGCAGCGCTGGCCGGCGCCACACTCCTCGCGATCATCGGCACGGTACAACCCGCCGCCGCAGGACAGCCGGCCGTCGCACCACAGCCGGCCGTCGCGGCCGCAGCTGCCGGCGCCGCCGCGATCGCCTCGGTCGACCTGGCCGGGACGTGGAGTTTCACGCCGACGGGTCGGGGGGCGACCTCGATCACCGTGCCCGGCGGCGGCTGGTACAAGCAGGGCTTCACCGACGTGAACGAGGCGGTGTACTCGCGCACCATCACCGTGCCCGACTCGGGTCAGCCGCAGTCGACGTGGATCGAGTTCGGGGCAGTCAATCACCAGGCGACGCTGTCGGTCGACGGCCGGGTGGTGGCGACGCAGACCACGTCGTTCACGCCGTCGAATTTCGACATCACCGCCTACGCGGCCCCCGGTAGCACCCACACGATCAGCGTCGCCGTGAAGGGCCGCGGCGCGTTGAAGGCATCCAACGGCCGGTACCTGGTGCCCGACGCCGCCGACTGGTCCGAGGCGGTACCGCAGGGGATCTTCCGGTCCGCGTTCCTGCGGACGTACCCGGCGGTGTCCGTCAGCGACACATTCGTGCGTACGTCGGTGGCGAACAAGACGTTGAGCTACGACGTGTCGGTGCGCAACACGTCGGGCAGTTCCCGGTCGGTGACGTTGACCGGGTCGCTGTCGTCCGGCAACGGAACGGCTTTCAGCTATCCGGAACTGCCCAGCCGTACGGTCACCGTGGCGGCCCACTCGACCGCGACCGTGACCGTCGGGCCGGTCGCGTGGAACCTCGACAGCACCTCGTACTGGTGGCCCAACGTGCCGTACCGGCCGGGGTACCGGGCGCAGCTGCACGGGCTGACGGTGCAGGCCGTCGCCGATGACGGGCACACCAGCGACGCCACCTACCGGTTCGGGTTCCGGGAGGCCACCCAGAACGGTGACTACTACTACCTCAACGGCGTGCGCGTGAACTTCCGCGGCGACAACCTCCAGGGTGCCGACTACGACCGGATCAACAACGGCGGCAAGGGCGACGCTTACGACACCCTGCCCGGCTTCCTGCCCCCGTCGCCCGGCGACGGCGGCTGGCCGCAGGCGGTCGACAACTACCAGCGGCTCAACTACAACGTCGTGCGGATCCACCAGGAGCCGGCCAGCCCGTACATGCTCGACGTCGCCGACGAGATGGGCCTGATGGTCATCGGCGAGACCGCGATTCGCGGCTCCTCCGGCAAGCAGGATTGGATCGCCGGGCACGACAACATGGTCAACCACGCCCGTGCGCTGGTCCTGCGCGACCGCAACCACCCCGCGGTCATCCGCTGGAGCCAGGCCAACGAGCCGAACCAGAGCGGCCAGGATTCCGAACAGTTCGAGAAGGACCTGTACGCGGCGATCAACGGCAACGATGGCACCCGGCCGGTCATTGCCGAGGTGGGCGTCGACGGGAATCTCAACGGGTATCCCGGGATGACTTACGCCAACTTCGCGGTGATCCCGCACTATGTCGACGGCTTCGGCAGGTACGGGGAGGGCCTGAAAACCGGGAACGGGCGGCCCGACGGCGAGGGCGAGTACATCTGGCCGGCCTGCAACAACAAGCAGGGCTTCGAGTGGTTCGCCACGGCAACCCTGGCCAAGCGCGGCAAGAACGCCACCGACCTGCGTCCGTACACGCTGCTGTCCGCCTGGGCCGGTGTCGTGCCCGGAGTGCGGACCACCGACTTCACCCCGGAGGAGGGCGGTCACCCCATCTACGGCGCGGACAACCTCCCGGACCCCTGGAGCAACCCGCAGATCCAGCGCGTGCAGGCGGCGTTCAACCCGGTGGCCGCGGTCGACCTGCCGTTCTGGTCGGCCTCCGGCGCTTCGGACGCCAACGGCACCTTCCCCCTGCCGCAGGCCGTGCCCAGCTACGCCCGGAACGCCACGGTCACCCGCACCATCACCGTCTTCAACGACGACTTCGCCGACACTTCGGTGGGTTTCACCTGGACGGCGCGGCTCGACGCGCCGGACGGCGCGGTCGTCGCGTCCGGAAGCACGACCCTGACCGTCCCGCTCGGCTCGCGGGTCACCCAGCCGGTGTCCTTCACCACCCCGGCCACCGGCAACCGCGTGTACCTGCAGCTGTCGACCACGAAGTCCGGTATCCCCGTCTTCACCGACGCGGTGGAGTACTTCAACCTCGCCGGAGGCGGCGGAGACGGACCCGCACCGGGCACTTACCGCATCGTCAACCGCAACAGCGGCAAGCCGCTCGCTGTCGCGGGCAACTCCACCGCGGACGGTGCCAAGGTGGTCCAGCAGAGCGGCACCGCCACTTGGACCGTCGCCACGACCTCCGACGGCTCCTACACCCTCCAGTACGTCCCGAGCGGAAAGGTGCTCGACGTCAACGCCAACAGCAGCACGGCCGGGCTGCAACTGCAGCAGTGGACGGCCAACGGCGGCACCAACCAGATGTGGTACCTGCGGTCCACCGGCAACGGCTACTACACCATCGTCAGCCACGACAGCGGACTGGTGGCGGACGTCAACGGTGCGGCGACGAGTGACGGGGCGCAGGTCGTGCAGTGGGCCGCCAACGGTGGGGCCAACCAGCAGTGGCAACTGAACCGGGCCTGA
- a CDS encoding S1 family peptidase: MKAMKLIAAATAVTVVAATFADVPSAEAALPNSEMVAAMQRDLGLTHGQVLVRFASEDAATKVSAVLEKALGERISGTSFDAATGKSRVAVTDPALVDRIRAAGAEAQVVRFSARQLDSIVQTFNAREKAAPKAVTGWGIDTVNNRITLRVLTGQRSAADAFVRQSGVDTAAVAVAETPAAPKPYYDVLGGDAYYIGGSARCSVGFAVNGGFLTAGHCAALTGGGAVSGYNHAAMGSFSTYRFPGDDYAYVQVNSDWTPVGRINTGQRVGPPSDLPVGTSVCKSGSTTGWTCGTIQAKNQTVRYPEGTVTGMVLTDVRSDHGDSGGPYISRSMPQGLLSGGDTVNSYYYPINAALAATGTQLVH, from the coding sequence ATGAAAGCCATGAAACTCATCGCTGCCGCAACCGCTGTCACGGTGGTGGCAGCGACTTTCGCAGACGTCCCGTCGGCTGAGGCAGCCCTACCGAATTCCGAGATGGTCGCGGCGATGCAGCGCGACCTCGGCCTCACTCACGGCCAAGTGCTCGTCCGGTTCGCGAGCGAAGACGCCGCGACCAAGGTCAGCGCGGTGCTGGAGAAGGCGCTCGGCGAGCGTATCAGCGGTACCAGCTTCGACGCGGCGACCGGCAAGTCCCGGGTCGCGGTAACCGATCCGGCGCTCGTCGACCGGATACGCGCGGCCGGCGCCGAAGCACAGGTCGTCCGGTTCAGCGCACGCCAGCTCGACTCGATCGTGCAGACGTTCAACGCCCGCGAGAAGGCCGCGCCCAAGGCCGTCACCGGCTGGGGAATCGACACCGTGAACAACCGGATCACCTTGCGTGTCCTGACCGGACAACGGAGCGCCGCGGACGCGTTCGTCCGACAGTCCGGTGTGGACACTGCGGCGGTAGCCGTGGCGGAAACCCCGGCCGCACCCAAGCCGTATTACGACGTGCTCGGTGGCGACGCCTACTATATCGGCGGTTCGGCCCGCTGCTCAGTTGGATTTGCGGTGAACGGCGGCTTCCTCACCGCGGGCCACTGCGCGGCGCTCACCGGCGGCGGTGCGGTGTCCGGCTACAACCATGCCGCCATGGGCTCGTTCTCCACTTACCGCTTCCCTGGCGATGACTACGCGTACGTGCAGGTCAACAGCGACTGGACCCCGGTCGGCCGGATCAACACGGGCCAGCGTGTAGGCCCTCCCAGCGACCTCCCGGTCGGCACTTCGGTGTGCAAGTCCGGTTCCACCACCGGCTGGACCTGTGGCACGATCCAGGCCAAGAACCAGACCGTGCGCTATCCGGAAGGCACCGTGACCGGCATGGTGCTTACCGACGTCCGGTCCGACCACGGCGACTCCGGCGGTCCGTACATCAGCAGGTCCATGCCGCAGGGCCTGCTTTCCGGCGGCGATACCGTCAACAGCTACTACTACCCAATAAACGCCGCGCTCGCGGCGACCGGCACCCAACTCGTTCACTGA
- a CDS encoding DUF6461 domain-containing protein: MTEDDFGWLSTSPLGEAACVTMVKTTDVDAVVRGFGGVAGEARTIPSAEAGNDLDGAYAVAVVRRGQYVIAVEVNGFQGSRPEVLRRVSRLGETVSAFWNVEALTRFSYAVDGRVKTAFEAGADSWKTGQPARHVDLYVPSVARRKLFGARAAGVRALAQPRRGSPAPAKGLE; encoded by the coding sequence GTGACCGAGGATGATTTCGGCTGGCTGTCGACGAGCCCACTGGGTGAAGCCGCCTGCGTGACCATGGTGAAAACGACGGACGTCGACGCCGTGGTGCGCGGCTTCGGCGGGGTCGCAGGCGAGGCCCGAACCATCCCGTCCGCGGAAGCGGGGAACGACCTCGACGGGGCGTATGCGGTCGCCGTGGTCCGTCGGGGCCAGTACGTCATCGCGGTCGAAGTCAACGGCTTTCAGGGCTCGCGGCCCGAGGTTCTGCGCCGGGTGTCGCGGCTCGGTGAAACCGTGAGCGCCTTCTGGAACGTCGAGGCTTTGACCCGGTTCAGCTACGCCGTCGACGGCCGCGTCAAAACGGCCTTCGAAGCCGGCGCCGACTCGTGGAAAACAGGCCAACCGGCACGGCATGTGGACCTGTATGTACCTAGTGTCGCGCGTCGCAAGTTGTTTGGCGCTCGGGCCGCTGGAGTCAGGGCGCTCGCTCAGCCCCGGCGAGGCTCGCCGGCCCCGGCCAAAGGTCTTGAATGA